The sequence CATATTTACGTATTAAGGCAGGCATCTCATGACGTGGAACACGTAGATTCTCCAATACAAAGGCTATTTCCTCATCTACATATGGCATGCAATATTGGGTGTCCGGGTCTTGAAACACATATCCCCAAGAACGTGGAACTGTCACACTCTCTGCTTTCATTGGTGCCTCAATAGAATGAGGAATGAGTCCCGATAATATTTGTAATAAGGTAGATTTCCCGCACCCAGAGGGACCTAATATAAGAACCTTCTCCCCTGCATAAATCAAAGAGGAGACGTCTTTAAACAACAAAGATGAGCTCCCAGTAAATTTTAAGCGCAGCTTTTCCACTCCTGCAACGATCTGTGACAATATAGACACCTCATTCAATATGACTATTTGTTGCATTCAATATCCCATACTTCTATAGACAGATCGGTAAATCAGATCGTATCACGTGACCATCTGACTTACCGATGTTTAATAAGATATACATGGACAAAATTACTTATCCAATGCATCATAATCTTCTTTTGACGCAGGACGAACCAAATTGGTTATACCTGTTCTTTCCAAAGCTTTTACAAGATAATAAGCAAATACACCTGTAATGATAATTCCACTAATCACTCTCAATACAATTTGCAAAGTTAAATTCCAAGCCGTAAGATCAGCAAGATATCCTTTAAAGTAATCGATGATAAAAGATGAAGCTGCTGCTGCGGCACCAGCAATGGACATCACGATCAGACCGCTGCGTTTGTATAATGTTGCCAGCAGTACTAGCTCTACAGCCAAACCTTGAACAAATCCGTAAATCAGTGTATCTACCCCATATTGTGATGCCATTACCATTTCAGCAGTAGCAGCTGCCATTTCGGCAATGATGGCCACACCCGGTTTACGAATAATTAGAAAAGCAACCGTTGCAGCAATATACCACATACCATAAGATAATTGTTCTAAATGTAATCCAGGTAAAGCAAAAAAATCATAAACTGATCCCCATACTCTATAAACAATACCAAATACAACAGCAATGACTATTGTAACTAAAATATCTGTTAACTTTAAACCTTTACTACTCATTCCATTCATCTCCTAGTTATATTATTCTACCCGAATTGTAGTTCGACTATCTAACCTAATTCGTTTTGTTCGATGATAACTGGCCATGTCTCTTTTTGATAAGCCATCTCCCAGAACATCAACTCATATTGACTGCTTAAAATAAAGTGCTCTTTCATTCGTTCTCGATCTGATTCAGTTACTTTTTCAGCGATATTGTCCACTAACTGAATGACCTCTTCAACTAATTCACGGAACCAGTCTCCACCATAGGTTGCAATCCATTCCTGATAAATAGGTTCCTTCGGTGTTGAACCTATGAGCTTTTCGCCAATTTCATAGTACAACCAATAACATGGCAACAAAGCAGCAATCGTGTCTCCGATATGACCAGTATGAGCTGCACGGTACATATGTGATATATATGCATAAGCCGTGGGTGCTGGTTTGAAGTTTTCTTTTTCTTCTTCAGTTATATCTAACTGAACAAAAAACGCTTTATGAAGTGATAACTCTGCTTCATTCGTTCCAATAGCATGGGATGCCATACGACTAACCGTATGTAAATCATCCGCTTGTGAAGCTGCTATGGATTGGACTCTAGCAAAATGACTTAAATAATATGAGTCTTGTAATACATAATAACGAAAACGATCCAGTGATAATGTTCCGTCAGCAATCCCTTTAACAAATGGATGTTTAAAACTCGCCTGCCAAATAGCATCCGCTTCTTTTCTTATCTGCTCAGTAAATTTCATCTCTTTTCCCGCCTTTCTTAAGTACCCCAGTAACAGTAAAGCCTTAAAATATAAAAAAACCACTCTGCTGTAGAGTGGGATTAAGACAAATTTGCACCTAAGATATTGCAATTCATCCATCCACTTCCCTACGCTAGTATTAGCTAGATCAGGTACAAGGGTTAAGGCTAAATGCCCCTCTCAGCAAATATCATTTGCACCCCTAGTGGTTACGGTATTAAATTCAAATACAACATTACTATAGTTTTTTTATTTTAACAAGGAAAAAGATTTCCAACTTATATGAATTATATTCCAACAAATCTGTGGTAAAGTTCACTTATTTGATTTTAAAATTCTAAAATTAATTCACTTTTTACGATATACTCTAGAGTTTTTATAAATGTATGTTTTTGCCTCTATCATTTTTAGCTCTCCTTGTACTAGTTATCGATATTTTCCTTTTTCTATTTTTGAAAAAGAGCTGTCTCAAGTAGAAAATGTCATTTAAAGACATCGTAATTCAATTATCATGAATTTAATTTCCTTTTGCGCGATCAACCTTCTTCTTTATTTCTTCTGTCATAAAATTCTCATAACCCTCAACATCAAGTTTTCTAAATTCTGTCACATATTCATTCCAAACATCTTCAAATTCACTAGGGTTAGAAAGCACAAGCTTAGGGAAATATCTCCTCTGAAGTTCATCCGATCTTGTGCCAAAAATTTGCTCTGGTGAACCTTGTTCCACCTGAACACTCCATGCTGGGAACCAAGGTCTCTCATCTGTGTCTGAGAACAGCTCTGCGAAGGTTCTCACACCATATTGCTTGAGTAAATTTAAATCACCTTCTGTATATCCTAATTGCACGACTTCCGCCTGAGACCCAGGAGCAACCGAATTTCCATCTGATAAAGAAGAACCTGTTCCGTAACGAGGCCAAAAGTATTCAAAATATTTAAGACCAAATGATTCCCTAAATTCTTCTGTTTCTTGATCGATTTGTTCCTTGGTTTTATAAAATCTTCCATTCTCATCGATTTCAAATGTTTCTCCTTCAATACCCCAGTTGGACAAAATTTGATTTTCATCTGTTAAAAAGTTATCGAAATATTGGATGATTTTAGCAGGGCCTTCTGCACTGACAGTAATGGCTATTCCACGATTATCTACGAAACCTGGAGAGTCACCGTATTGGTCTTTAATATCCTCATCAAATACTATAGGCATGGGCATATAAAGGAGATCATCATTACCTGTTTCCTCTAAAAGTTGAAGTGCTGGTCTTACCTGCCAACCATAATCAAAAAATCCTAATATTTTTCCAGATGAAATTTTCGCTAGATACTGATCATAGTTGTCAACGAATGAAGATTTGTCATACAACCCTTTGGCATTCATTTCATTTAATTTTTGAAGCCAACGCTTAGTAGAATCTTCCTTATCTGCGTAAACAGTTGCTTCATAGGTTTCCATGTCAACCATTACCCCACCATCATTTGGGAATCCAGCCAAATGATTCGCCGGGTTTACTAAAACAAAAAACCTCCAGTCATGTGTTAAACTAATAAATCCTGTTAGATCTTCATCTTTATGTATCACTTCATAATCTTCTATTAATTGAAAATACTGATCTAATGTTTTTATTTTGGGATAGCCGAATTCCTTTAGAACACGACGCTGTATCCAGAAAGCACTTTGATCAACATTAGGACTTGGAACACGTTCACCCACTATAGCTTCAAAGGGTAAGAAATAAATATTTCCATCTTCCTGCTTCATTAACTCGTAATAGGATCCATAAACTCTTTGTATGTTCGGTCCATGCTCAGCTATTAAATCATTTAAAGGAATAAAGGCCCCTGCATCTAAAAATTTATCAATGGCACTATCTGGAATCACAACATCAGGAAATTCGTTAGCCGCAATCATTGTACCAACTTTTGTATTGATGTCTCCAACCAAAAATTCCATTTCAAAGTTAACACCAGTTTGATCCTCTAGTATTTTCCCTATCACCGTTTCATTGGTGTTCAAATCTCTAAATCCAGACCCTGCATTAAATAATGTAAAAGTCACATTCTCTTCTGAAGTTTCTTTATCATCTTGATTATTTGATATTGTTTTATTTACTTGCTCATTACTACTACTTTCTGAGCATGCAGCAATGAAAACTATAAACAACATCAGGACCAAAAACAAATAAATCGCTTTCACCTTCATAATACCTAGTCCCCTTTCAATCATAATGTTTACAACTTCATTGTATAACGCTGTTCTGTTAAGTTGTGGAGTACCCATGAAACTTTATACAAAACTTTAAAAAGTATATATAGTAATTCAACAATGTTCATTTAAGGTTTTCATCTCTTTGTCAATGGGCAATCGAATTTGAATTCTTGTTCCTTTTCCTTCTTCGCTAGCAATGACCATCTCAAATTGTTCTTCGTAATATAACTTTAGTCGGTAGATCACGTTCTGAATACCTACCCGATCCCCCATGTCTTTTTTGGAATGCATATATTGATTTAATTGTGAAAGTTTTTCTTTATTCATACCCATCCCATTATCTTGCAAAAGAAACACTAATTCATTCTCTTCAATAGAGATTTTCAAATCAATCCTTCCCCCATGTTTAAGAGGTTCTATTCCATGAATACTAGCATTCTCTATGAACGTTAAATAAGTCATTTTGGGAATCGCACAATCATAAGCCGCATCATCGATTTGAATATGATAGTCTAGTTTTTGTTCGAATCTATATTTCTGTATTTCTAAAAAACAATAAATTAATTCTAGTTCTTGTTTTACTGTCACCTTATCCATTTTCCACACTAACGATGTTCTTAACATCTTGGCCATGTTTTGAATAATATTGGCTGTTTCCTTCTCATCTTTCATCAAACTTCTCATACGAATCGTTTCCAATGCATTAAATAAAAAGTGTGGATTTATTTGACTATGAAGCGCATTCAATTGTGCTTGTCTTTGCTGCAGTTCTAAATTTTTCTTTTGAATGTCAGCTTTATACACATCATCAATTAAACTTTTTATAGTTAATGTCATTCGGTTAAATTGAATTGAGAGTTG comes from Chengkuizengella sediminis and encodes:
- a CDS encoding ECF transporter S component, whose amino-acid sequence is MSSKGLKLTDILVTIVIAVVFGIVYRVWGSVYDFFALPGLHLEQLSYGMWYIAATVAFLIIRKPGVAIIAEMAAATAEMVMASQYGVDTLIYGFVQGLAVELVLLATLYKRSGLIVMSIAGAAAAASSFIIDYFKGYLADLTAWNLTLQIVLRVISGIIITGVFAYYLVKALERTGITNLVRPASKEDYDALDK
- the tenA gene encoding thiaminase II — its product is MKFTEQIRKEADAIWQASFKHPFVKGIADGTLSLDRFRYYVLQDSYYLSHFARVQSIAASQADDLHTVSRMASHAIGTNEAELSLHKAFFVQLDITEEEKENFKPAPTAYAYISHMYRAAHTGHIGDTIAALLPCYWLYYEIGEKLIGSTPKEPIYQEWIATYGGDWFRELVEEVIQLVDNIAEKVTESDRERMKEHFILSSQYELMFWEMAYQKETWPVIIEQNELG
- a CDS encoding extracellular solute-binding protein — encoded protein: MKVKAIYLFLVLMLFIVFIAACSESSSNEQVNKTISNNQDDKETSEENVTFTLFNAGSGFRDLNTNETVIGKILEDQTGVNFEMEFLVGDINTKVGTMIAANEFPDVVIPDSAIDKFLDAGAFIPLNDLIAEHGPNIQRVYGSYYELMKQEDGNIYFLPFEAIVGERVPSPNVDQSAFWIQRRVLKEFGYPKIKTLDQYFQLIEDYEVIHKDEDLTGFISLTHDWRFFVLVNPANHLAGFPNDGGVMVDMETYEATVYADKEDSTKRWLQKLNEMNAKGLYDKSSFVDNYDQYLAKISSGKILGFFDYGWQVRPALQLLEETGNDDLLYMPMPIVFDEDIKDQYGDSPGFVDNRGIAITVSAEGPAKIIQYFDNFLTDENQILSNWGIEGETFEIDENGRFYKTKEQIDQETEEFRESFGLKYFEYFWPRYGTGSSLSDGNSVAPGSQAEVVQLGYTEGDLNLLKQYGVRTFAELFSDTDERPWFPAWSVQVEQGSPEQIFGTRSDELQRRYFPKLVLSNPSEFEDVWNEYVTEFRKLDVEGYENFMTEEIKKKVDRAKGN